The sequence aacatttgtatGTTTCAGGTTTATTCTTGCAGTCTCTTAGTTCCAATAGCTCATCATCAAGTGACTACTTTTAAAACATCAGTAGACAGCTATTTCTCATGTTGTGCctctttccagaaaaacaaaattcaagtAGATTTGGACTTAGtggtcaaagaggaaaaaaaaaacctttttttctgttaataattCAACACTGTGTTTGTTCTTCCTGTAAATTCTGCTGTTTCTAACCAATCAGTGTTTCATGACCAATATATTCctttcagaaaaattaagtgaGAGAAATGTATGAAACAAGAATGTAATTGCATAGCACCAGCACAAAATTTCTTCCCAGTTGATCAGTTgagcctgtttatttttttttataactcaTCACCATCTTCTGAGCTAAAGCTACTTCTTCTACTGCTCTCTTTAGAAACCGCAGGAGAAGTGGCAGATAGCAGAGGGTCTGTTCCAAACGGAGATACTGTGTCATCCAGTAGCACATTATCCAACCTCTGTTCCTCTTTCAAAGCTGCACTAAATGATAAATCCGTGAAGTGCGACAAAGGATCAGAGAAGGCCATAGCTTGATCACAGAGCTCAGGGCTTGTCCCCTGAGACAGAACCAACTGTTGGCAATAGTCTCCTGAATTCTGCTCTAGATGGGTCTGTTGTTTGGTGATGTGAGCACCTAAATCAACTGTGACAAGTGAAGCCAGGGTTGGCAGGCCATGAGCACGAGCCTGTATTTCTAGTTCCTGCAATATCAAACAAGAGTAGTTAAATAATGACTTTGATAGTAAACTCAACTCTAGatagtaagtcagaaacagatcTAACAAGCACTCAACATGAAGAGTAGTATAAATTAGAAATATTCTTTGCAAATAATAGAGTGTGGTATGTTTCTAATGCCTGAAAAATAATCCTGAGGAAAATACTCAGATTTCTAAAAAAATTCCTCCCCCATTTGTTCATTAAAACAATACATGACATATAATGGTCTCACAGTGGCTCAGATTACAAGACAACTATTTGGAGATAGTGGAAATCTTTCAGTCATTCTTCCTAATTAATTTCTCAATATAAGACCATTTTATGGAAACAAGTGTTTTACCTGGCAATAAGCTTGTtcacatattaaagaaaaaatcttgAGAGTTATGAAAACCTATATTTTGAGATTTGCATCACATAAGAAGATGACGCATGACTTAATATAAACTAGCACAATATTCCTTAAGGCTACAAAATCCATATCAGTGttactaaagaaataaaacagggaGAGGAAAATTTAATGTCCAATATTatccaaagaaacaaagatcCTATTTACTACTATTTTTTGACTGGGataatatttgtgtgtttataaaaTTGGTTCTATTTTATGCATTTTGCAATTAGTTATTGtcattccttatatatttttaaagtcagctTGATCCTAGATTTCTAATCAAAACCTAATTGAATCAGTCTAATTTGTGAACTTCTAAAAGGCAATAAAAATTAtccttgagaaggaaaaaaaaagttgttagtaagaaaaaaaacacGACCAATGAATAGAACTGATGATGGATAAGTCATATGTAAGGTACATGGTTCATGGCAATGTTCTTATGAAAACCTGAATGCGGAGTAGAAGGCGCCTGTTAGCCTGCTCTAATTTCTTCTGTCTGTGTTCTAATTCTTGAGCTCTCTGTTGTTCTTTTTGTAGCCACTTGATGTACTCCACTGATGCTTTTAGAATGGTTCCTTTGTTCCAGCGCATATCACTGTAGAACGGAGAGATAACCTTTTCACAATTGTGCATGTCAGCAGAATTCATAAGAACTTACAAAATCTTTTACATTAATATGAAATAATGATTTACATGACTATTATTCACTCTTAGATATTATTGCTTCTGAATAGAAATTTTAATAGAATAGTTAAGAAGCCCTTATATAGTAAAATTAATCCCAGAATGAAAATAAGTGTCAAAAGAAAGTAATAAAGTGACTTTTTGTGGGAGAGCTAAATGCAATATCATGATTCTACCAttacagtttttatatttttagtgaaaattgcttttattattaactCTGAGATTAAAATCTATGTGCAGTATTTCTGCATTAATGAACTAGGAAATGTACATTACTGAAGACTTAAGCCTAAATTTTTTAAGATCATTTCATATGTACCAATCTTTTAACCTACTTTCTATAAGGTTGCTTTTATgcttccaggggaaaaaaataaggtcCCATGTCTGTCCTGAATGGTGATCCTGAGTAATTGTGAAACAAATCATTTTGGCAACTTTATGCAATAGAGCAAAACTTTCTAGATTCATAAGGCAAATTTTTCCACAAAAAAAGCATCAAcacatttttttataaaaagctatatatctatttttaaattgctgataATCTTCAGGCTGcagcatagaaaaatattttattaaaacttatttttaaacaataaaaatcataaatccAGAATTATAGAACTGGATACTTATTTTAATGTCTAAAAACATATTTCAATCAATTTAATACTATCTGACAATTGGTAATATGTATGGAGAATAAGGCCAAGCTAATTgctaaaagttaataaaaatagctgaaaaatcTGGGTGAATTTTCAACTTAGAATAATGAGATTTGTTTTGATACAACAGAAAGTAAGCTTgtagggaaatttttaaagacattacaCTGCATGTGATTTTAGTTTATGTGATCTACGTGAAATATATGCAACTTAATATGTATTTACTAAGTACtcagaagtagaaaaatatagTTTGAAAAATCTGACTGGTATATGCCtcataattttgtttcatttcttctcatggaaagaaaaaattagaaggaCAGAAGGAATACGATGAAAACAATATCCTAGTCAACTATGAAATTTAAGGTACTGTTTATTTaggtctaaaataaatatttgaggttTTGGTAGAAAACACACagtggtacttccctggtggtccagtggataagcaGTCACCTTCCAAAGATACgggctcaatctctggtcaagaaactaatatcccacattCTGTGAGGCAACTAAGTTCTGCACaccacaactgagacctgatgcagccaaatcaataaatgtgatcaattgcttcagttgtgttcgaatctttgcaaccccatgaactgtagcccgccaggctcctctgtccatgggattctccaggcaagaatattggagtgggttgccatgccctcctccaggggatcttcccaacccagatatcaaacccatgtctcttgtgtctccttctttgcaggtggattctttaccactgagccacttgggaagcccaaatcaatcaatcatattttttaaaaaggaaaacacacaaaagGTTTTCCTACAATATCTATTTGTTGTCATTtcaccaaatttttaaaagttcacttaTTTTAAAGCCAATATAATGTATGAGATTTCatcctaaaatattttgttttccaaatatattaaggagatatattaattatatctcCCAAGATAATTTCAAGCAGCTAGGcattaaaaacattatatatgACCGTATACTATAGACACTAACACAAAGACTTGCCTAAGGAGTGAATGTTGATAGTGGCTTACCATTttctacaaaataatttattttgaagaacTTAAATCTTTGAGGAAGTTAAAACCTTGAATGTCTGTAGGGTTAAAGCAGGTATTAGAAATATGTAAGTTAGAGTAGGAATGCTGCCaggcaaaactatggaaatgTATGATCTGTTGTCATCTTAGGAGTGCACATTCACTTAAAagcattacaaaaataaaaaagaaagcaaacatcaTGAGAGgtctgatttttcttcctttgatcaACATTTTATAACTTCTGATTTAGAAAGTCTTGTTAGGTCTCATTTACTACTTCAACTGCCATTCTTACACAAGAGCAGAAGAAAGTTTTGACTGTAGAagataaaaaaatcagtttagtAGGAAAAAAGCCCCTTAGGTTTACATctaaaaaagtagtaaaaaaaaaaaaaaaaagtagaaaaaataataatttgatagCACAATGCATGCTCTGCtagcatttttatatttacaaatgtaAATATGATTAATAAAAAGCACATATGAAGTAGATCACTACCACATATCTGTAGAAATGCTTCACCTTTTTACTTGTTAGTTCTGTTTGATTTTTCACTAATAGTTAAGATATTATCATTCCCTGGTAGTgtgcttttcatttcattttctcaacATATTTATCTCAACTATAActgtttactatttttttcccttctgaccatactgttttgatccagcaaaggagaaagaaatacaaatttctgAAAGTTTTTGATACACAAAAATGGCAACTTCATAGAATTCAAAACGCCTTCCGGTATTAGCTTTCATTTCCTaaaccaagtgaaagtgaaagtcactcagtcgtgtccagctctttgcaaccccatggactacagagtacatggaattctccaggccgtaatactggagtgggtagcctttcccttctccaggagatcttcccaacccagggatcgaactgaggtctcccccattgcaggcagattctttaccagctgagccacaagagaagcccttccTAAACCAAATCCTAAGTTTATTCCAGTCGTGAGCTGGAAAGGCACTCAGAGCCTTTTTAGAACTGCTGGCTAGTTAGAAGAGGGAAATAGGGCCCAAAACGGCAGTCCAAAACAGTGGTCAAAAACAGTCATGGGAGAACATACTGACACTCCTTTCCCTGATTCGAGCCCGAGGTCATGCTTCATTTGCATAATGTCTTACCCACTTCCCTGACTGGTATCTGGTTCATGCCTCATTGGCATGAAGCGCAACCAATCAAGCCCCCAGAACTACCAAAGAGGAAGTAACAAAAGATATAAAGAGGGAAACTGAGCCAGGTCTAGACCACTCTTATGGGGGTTGGTCCACTCTCATGTCCGGAGAGTGTACAAGACAAGAACGGAAGAAGAACTGACCCAGTAGAACCAAAGCTTCAGAGTTCTTTCTGCTTGCCCAAACGCATGTGTTTAGAAGTTGGGCCCTAGCTCTCTTCTATTTAGCACAGTTTTTGCAAATTTGTGGTTTTCCCACTCTCAAATGCATCTGCCATaagaaatgtgttttatatattatgACCTAGGGTATTCTTTGTACATAAAATTGCAACAAAGTTTTCATGAGGTATTACTATCCTCCTAACATGTGTAATATATAATACCTTTATATTTCCAGTGCCTACATATGATATGATATAATAGAATTAAAACAATTACTAATTCTCCTTTCTGAAATctacaaagaagagaaaaccacTTAAGAAGGCTTACAATGATGCTTCCCCAACTATGGTCCCTTTCAGATGTGATTATGGATAAACTGATTTTCCTTATTCCAGATCAGCCTACAGCCTGCTTTTGTCAATAAAGTTTCATCAGATGCAGTCATCCTCTCTCATATACATATTGTCTATGTCTGCTTTCATGCTACAATGGCAGAGTTAAATAATTGTCAGAGGTTTTATGCTCACAAAGCTTGAAATAATACTATCTGACTCTTTAAAGGAAAAGTTTGCCATCCTTTGGTCTTGACAATGAAAATTTTGCTATCCCTTGTTCTTGACAATGAATTAGAACCAGAGAGGAGCCATTTATAGCCATAGCTACTCTATAAAAATATACAGTAATAATTACCCCTCACATAAACTTTATCATTTTTGAGGTTAtacctattattttatttttataaaactccaTCCATAATTGGTGATTTATAGGCATGGTGATATCAAAACATGTTCAGTCAGGCTTCATAGTTTAATCTTACAGTCTTatcatttgtgttttttgcaTATAACCTGGCCCTGGCACTATGGGTTAGCTCTATCAATTACAAGAGAAGCTCTCTTAACTGACTTAACTGATCACTTTCAGGATTAATTAATGTTCTCCATTCCCTTTGTGATGCTCACTGACTGTTGTCAGATCAAAGTAGATAATAGAGGCCACTAGGCTACCTTCTGAGACACCCAGGTACTTCTGTTATCCTTCTGGTGACAGTGCTTACTGACAGGCTGTTAAATAAATGCCCATTGTACTTATTATTGTGATagtataattaaattatatgtgttaactaatgaaatataaatacaaaataagaaaaagcattTATAAAAACAGCTCTTGTTTTTTTTAGGAAAAGTATATTAAAAgcctcagaaaaaataaagtaaaatgtcaGTAAGATAGTTTGCTAAAAATATGCTGTTACAAATTAGTgtgcaatcatttaaaaaatccatcaACACTTAAGTGTTGGCattcaggtttttgttttatctGTAGGAAATTAAAATAGACTGTACATTTTTGTGCAGTTTATGTAAGCCAGAAAATTGAAACACATATTCAGACAACAAAGTCTTGACCTTATATCAAATGTTTGGTGAATAAATGTGCATTTATGTTTTAAGTGTTAAAGTTTTATCTGGAAAATGGGTGTCTGTTCTGCTAATAGAAAGAGTTGCATGCTGAGAGACcttcaaaagatttgaaaagttAGTGTGGATCCTAGCCAAGATTAAGCTCTTCAGACTCCCTATCCAGTGTTCTTTCTGCCATTCTACTCAAGAAGCCTTCATTATCTACTATGCacataagaataaatatatggCATTTCCTCCATTACAAATGATTGAATCATCCAAATGAATTAGCACATTTGCATTTAAGGAAAGagtactttcacttttcacaagaaCTACTTAATCAAACATCATTTCTGAATAATGGATAATGCCAGTGTTTGGAGAGTCCAGTTCTGTctgaacaaaacatttttttcaattccTCATTAATGCTACAATGTTTTCATGGTTTTAGAGAAACATGGTAAATTGACATTTTGATTAATCAACTATTTCTTGATATTTACAACCTCAAACATCTAGTTCAACTGACTTTGTGACTATATGGCATCAAAACCTAGCTGAAAATTTAATTACAATAACAAATTATTGACTAATATCAATAAGCATGTTCTTACAAttcttattttttgcttattttttgctGGGATTTTGGAACGTCTGAGAATTCAACATTCCAATTTTCATGTACACATAAATCTTAAATTGGAAGAATTGCTATAACTATAAATTGAGGATTCAGTTGATATCATGAAAATATGTTACTATGACTAAATTTGCAAATATTGGTGTCATACAGAAAGATTTGTTATGTactaagaagaaataatttacttatttccCAAAGCTCAATAGGATAAGCATTAGTAACAGTTTTGATGTCTGAAGTTTAATAATTATCAGCCTTGATAGATATGTTAAAATGACACCAGTAGTTGCCTTGTCTTCACCATAAGCTGCTTACTTTACTCAGCATTGGTTCATCCCTCCACCTCTTCCCTCTCACCTGTTTTGTGTAGTATTGAAACCATTACATTATTAAGAAATGACTATTGAACTCACGGATCATTAGACTTCGGAATAAGAGTGCCAAGCTCCTTGATTCGATAGTTaatattatatcttcttcttctttcaactattaaaaaagaaatattattgatTATTCTCATTAAAGCACAATTCACTTTTGGTCAACTGTAAACCTCCTTAATAATCCTTGAAAAACAATGAGCAAAAAATTTCCATTTAGTCACAAGTGTACTtctcaacaataaaataaaaattcaaatacattttattctaaaagtaaaaaataacaatattagAATTGTGATTCTATTATTCACaatgattttaaatcattttgaaacattttctctcaaaaataacatttttatcattctttGAAATGCTATATTACTCAtaatgatatatatgtacatatatatcaggatgggtatatatatgtatacatatgtgtatatcagttcagttgctcagtcgtgtccgactctttgtgaccccatgaatcacagcacgccaggcctccctgtccatcaccaactctcagagtttatccaaactcatgtccattgagtcggtgagcgatccaactatctcatcctctgtcatccccttctcctcctgcacccaatccctcccagcatcagggtcttttccaatgagtcaactctccgcatgaggtggccaaggtattggagtttcagcttcagcaccagtccttccaacgaacattcaggactaatctcctttaggatggactggttggatctccttgcagtccaagggactctcaagagtcttctccaacaccacagttcaaaagcatcaattcttctgcgttcagctttcttcaccgtccaactctcacatccatacatgaccaatggaaaaaccatagccttgaccagacggaccattgctggcaaagtaatgtctctgctttttaatgtcctatctaggttggtcataacttttctaacAAGGAGGAAGtgttttttactttcatggctgcaatcaccatctgcagtgattttggagccccccaaaataaaatctgactctgtttccactgtttccccatctatttcccatgaagagatggaaccagatgccatgattatagtttgctgaatgttgagctttaagccaaatttttcactctcctctttcacttttatcaagaggttctttagttcttcttcactttctgccataagggttgtgtcatctgcatatctgaggttattgatatttctcccagaaatctcgattccaacctgtgcttcttccagtccagcgtttctcatgatgtactctgcatataagttaaataagcagagtgacaatatacagtcttgacatactccttttcctatttggaaccagtctgttgttccatgtccagttctaactgttgcttcctgacctgcatacaggtttctcaagaggcaggtcaggtggtctggtatgcccatctcttgaagaattttccacagtttattgggatccacacagtcaaagactttggcctagtcaacaaagcagaaatagatgtttttttctggaactctcttgctttttcgatgatccagcagatgttggcaatttgatctctggttcctctgccttttctaaaaccagcttgaacatctggaagttcacggttcacatattactgaagcctggcttggagaattttgagcattactttattagcatgtgatatgagtgcaattgtgtggtagtttgagcattctttggcatatgtgtatatacatatatatatctacacacatacatatatgtgtgtatatacacactttTTCTTCTCATATACTCCACTGAAAAGCTAACACAAAGCTTGGCTCACATTAGGTATATGTGCCCAAATAGACTATTACCTCTTTGAGGGCGGGGACCAtttcttacttcattctgtataccCAGAGGGCTTGGCATTTAAGAGGtgttaaataaatgtgtgttgattAGACTATAAATATACTTTTCTAATTTAACAACTTTCAATAATACACAGAACAGTGATTCTTAAGCTTTGGCATGCATCAGA is a genomic window of Odocoileus virginianus isolate 20LAN1187 ecotype Illinois chromosome 1, Ovbor_1.2, whole genome shotgun sequence containing:
- the TFEC gene encoding transcription factor EC isoform X3, coding for MTLDHQILNQTFKRSHPSTPSSELLVQHGHPSPKSDLGLAGNPLTKLLTLGKEDDNTEWHMEDVIEDIIGMDPSFKEEGTDSPLLMQRTVSGSILDVYSGEQEISPVNMGLTSASCPSSLPMKREITETDTRALAKERQKKDNHNLIERRRRYNINYRIKELGTLIPKSNDPDMRWNKGTILKASVEYIKWLQKEQQRAQELEHRQKKLEQANRRLLLRIQELEIQARAHGLPTLASLVTVDLGAHITKQQTHLEQNSGDYCQQLVLSQGTSPELCDQAMAFSDPLSHFTDLSFSAALKEEQRLDNVLLDDTVSPFGTDPLLSATSPAVSKESSRRSSFSSEDGDEL
- the TFEC gene encoding transcription factor EC isoform X2 yields the protein MLEFDWCGQVPAHLESPARTQLQKVQQQQVKPFMTLDHQILNQTFKRSHPSTPSSELLVQHGHPSPKSDLGLAGNPLTKLLTLGKEDDNTEWHVSGSILDVYSGEQEISPVNMGLTSASCPSSLPMKREITETDTRALAKERQKKDNHNLIERRRRYNINYRIKELGTLIPKSNDPDMRWNKGTILKASVEYIKWLQKEQQRAQELEHRQKKLEQANRRLLLRIQELEIQARAHGLPTLASLVTVDLGAHITKQQTHLEQNSGDYCQQLVLSQGTSPELCDQAMAFSDPLSHFTDLSFSAALKEEQRLDNVLLDDTVSPFGTDPLLSATSPAVSKESSRRSSFSSEDGDEL
- the TFEC gene encoding transcription factor EC isoform X4, producing the protein MMKEKEKTIAIVKVIDTSKLKLVSGSILDVYSGEQEISPVNMGLTSASCPSSLPMKREITETDTRALAKERQKKDNHNLIERRRRYNINYRIKELGTLIPKSNDPDMRWNKGTILKASVEYIKWLQKEQQRAQELEHRQKKLEQANRRLLLRIQELEIQARAHGLPTLASLVTVDLGAHITKQQTHLEQNSGDYCQQLVLSQGTSPELCDQAMAFSDPLSHFTDLSFSAALKEEQRLDNVLLDDTVSPFGTDPLLSATSPAVSKESSRRSSFSSEDGDEL
- the TFEC gene encoding transcription factor EC isoform X1, which gives rise to MLEFDWCGQVPAHLESPARTQLQKVQQQQVKPFMTLDHQILNQTFKRSHPSTPSSELLVQHGHPSPKSDLGLAGNPLTKLLTLGKEDDNTEWHMEDVIEDIIGMDPSFKEEGTDSPLLMQRTVSGSILDVYSGEQEISPVNMGLTSASCPSSLPMKREITETDTRALAKERQKKDNHNLIERRRRYNINYRIKELGTLIPKSNDPDMRWNKGTILKASVEYIKWLQKEQQRAQELEHRQKKLEQANRRLLLRIQELEIQARAHGLPTLASLVTVDLGAHITKQQTHLEQNSGDYCQQLVLSQGTSPELCDQAMAFSDPLSHFTDLSFSAALKEEQRLDNVLLDDTVSPFGTDPLLSATSPAVSKESSRRSSFSSEDGDEL